In Myxococcus stipitatus, the genomic window TGCTGGTCGCGGACGAGGGCACGCCGGAGGGCATGTGGAGGGACCCGCTCGGGGACCTGGCGGATCGCCTCTATCCCGACAGCAAGGAGGACGCCTACGCCATGACGAACGGCTACCTCCTCCTGGAGGACGGCGCGCCGCGCGCGCTGGTGCGAAAGCAGGGGCTGCCGGCGGAGGACCTGTGGTTCCTGGAAGAGGCGCTCAGCAGGTTGACCTCGCGGGTTCCGCCGCCAGACCCCGCGCGGCGCCCGGGCAAGCGCAGGCCGGAGCCCGCTCCTCGCGCGCCGCGTCGTCCCGCGAGCCACGGCGCGCCGCGTCCGCCGGAGCCGGACTGGCGGGACGAGACCGCGCCTCGGGGATATGGCCGCGTGGGCGCGCGAGCGGACGCGGAGGCCACGCCGCCCAGGGGCTCGCGCGGGGTGGCGCGCCCGCCGGAGAAGGACGCCTGGACCTTGC contains:
- a CDS encoding J domain-containing protein; this encodes MQFVLFFSDKHVREQLFARVDGTRGLLLVAGVRHGPAMRSPQAREPFATLEFLHGAVLTQVLVADEGTPEGMWRDPLGDLADRLYPDSKEDAYAMTNGYLLLEDGAPRALVRKQGLPAEDLWFLEEALSRLTSRVPPPDPARRPGKRRPEPAPRAPRRPASHGAPRPPEPDWRDETAPRGYGRVGARADAEATPPRGSRGVARPPEKDAWTLLGIARGTPLDEARKAFRALISGYHPDKVAHLAPEFRELAERRTREILEAWEQVERDLKDAG